The Channa argus isolate prfri chromosome 13, Channa argus male v1.0, whole genome shotgun sequence DNA window tatgcTCAAAGTGAAATCTCTTTGATGTATTTGAACATGTCACTTTACAGGTGTGGGGGCTTCTCTGAACTTATGAAATGTTACACATCATGGATCAGTGTGACCTGTGAGCACGACACTCTaaagttttctgttttccaccATTTATAGAaagtttggatttattttgactTGACCTGAGGCTCAGAGAAACACATTGAGTGACTGAGTGACATCTGAGAAAACCAAATGATTCTGAATCCAGTGATGAGCAGGAGTTGGATTTTACTCACATACTGGGAAGTCAGAGCAGTGTGGATATTAGTAGCTGATAAATACACACTGTGTCGTCAACATAAAGGAGTTATATAGGAGCTGAGGACGGGACCTTGAGGAACCCCTCATGACTCTAAACCTGTCAGCTCAGAGTGTTCACACAGTTTTGTGCAGCAGCTACTGTAACAATAAGCACTTTGTTATTCACTGCTGCTCCTTCAATTGTTCACTCAGAAACTGGGGGGGAAGGCATATTCCCACGCAAATCAATGTCTTCAGAGCTGCTgtaagattaaaaacaatagtCAGGGATTAAAAGCAACCAGTTTGAACATAGCTAGGGAATGTCAGGAGCTGCTGCTTTGTGGCCTCCAGCAGAAAATGATGGAGCTAGAGGAGGATCACAGGTCCCTGCAGAGGGACAGCTGTTCACTGCTGAGCCTCAGACTCTCACAGCAGCTCGCCTGTTTTCTCTGTCTATGAATGATAACTTTGGGTGCGGGGGCAGGAAGTGGATCCTGCgtggacaggaagtgtgtgtttgttgaagcCGTGTGCCAGGTCattcaaacaggaaacaggaaatcgCTGGTATGACGACGCCACCTGACCTCTGAACCCTCCCTTAGGGACATCAAAGACACACCCTCCCCACCCACACAGCTCCCAGCtgtcagaataaaaacaagtttgagTTTTTCCAGAGATGTCTTTACTACAGAAGCTGGTTTTTGGTTCCAATGTGAGAGTCAGGGCCCTGTGAGGGGCCACAAGATGAAGGGGGTTGTCACTAACAGGATAAGAAAGTCATTCATCTGGTGTCTTTGCCATTTTTGCAGAGCCTGTTTTCCTGTAAATAACAGATGCACAATTCTTTAGTGCATGGAGGTTTTGTCCACTAAGAGCAGCAGATGACAGCTTGGTGACCTCTGGTGGTCGGTGTTGTACAGTGGTCACCAACCTGTTGTCAAACCCTCACACTGTCTTTAGTGATTCTATCAGAGAAGCAGATTAACACAGTGACTACAGAGATGTGTCCCCATCCGCCCTCTCTTCAGTCTTTCTGCTGCCCGATCGGTTGTCCTGACATGATCAGCTACAACACTTTACCTGGAGGGTGCTGGGTTCTCAGCGTAGAAAACCTCCTGGATCCAGCCTCACCTGGTGCAGGTCTTTCTAGAGGACATGCAGCAGTCCTGCAGAGTTGTCACAGTCGGGAGTTCACGTTTTTATTTCTCGAGATGACACTCCACATCAGAAGGAGCCGGTTAAAGGGGATCAGGATCCTCTCATCTCTCCGGAAGTTTTCAGAGGGGGACTGTGGAGTAACTGCAGAATATGCCGGAGAAACCAACTGCTGAGCCTGCTGTTATAATTTCTCTGCTTGTCAAATTTGATCAGGGTCTGATGTTGTTTCATACATTTCTTTGCTCAGTACAAACTGTGTGAACATTAGGTTCAGTTGTTGATGTAAAAACAGACCAAACTGCTTCAGTTAAATGAGTTTATTTCTCTATAAAAGTTGGATTTGAAACATAAACAATCTATTTATTCAGTCACATATAATCGGTGTAAACATGATGAACCAAAAAATGAGAtaaatctttaataaaacataaaaccctTTTTTATCTGATCCTGAACTGCCCAGGACTGGTTCTTTTCCTGCAAATGGACTGCGAAGAGAGGAAGACAGGTGAAGGGAAAGAGATTAGTGCAGCAGGTGTGATCAGGAGCAAGTTTCAAAAAGACTTTGACTCTAATTTAGCATAATAGAATTTAGTCCAATGTCTAAATGGACCTTTAAACCTTTTTGGCCTCTGGCCAATCTGAGCTGGACTCATTTGTTCTGAATTATGTCTAAATAAATTTTTCAAACATGTTCAAACATAAAACTGATGTGTCTTGTAAGAATCTTACAATTACAGAAGGTTTAACAGACAAATTTAAGGttacaaaagagaaaacacaaagttgtGTGTAAAGACTGTGGAAAGGATAAAAATATTCAACAAGAtgtcaaagaacaaaaaacttaaaaagaacAGGAGAAGGACTAAGCCGAATCCTGTGACATAAAAAGAAACGAGCCACAGACTGGAGATGGAAACTACCTCAACATCAAGCTCGCAGATGTTTGGTTCATGTACTCCTGGAGAGAGTGACATTGAGCAACATGTAGACTGCTCTGAACAGTCTTTATGAAACTGGCTCCAAGTGTTTTCAGCTCAACACTTAATTAAAAGTGTTAAGcgtctgcaaacacacagacacgaaTCATTATATCAGAGTCCTCCATCCACCTGACTCAGAAATCAGAGAAAATATACAGAACTTCCCTTAGAATCTTGATGTCTGTAACTTTTCTTCTGAATCACAGTAAAAGACAGTTGTCACGGTAACGCTGCAAACAGGAACTGATTCTGCAAAAGTTTTTCCACAGTATAAACTAACACAGGCCTCATGTTGCAGCTCCAGTGTAACTGTGtacattttaatgcaacatGAACACTCCCAGAAACCGCTTATGGATATTAAggactgagctgttctgggctCTAATTTGACGACTGCACAGGAAGCAGTGAAACGTctgaacagggacttggatTCCGATCCTAGGTCAGTTCTAAACTGACGCCACAAAAAGACAAGGTAAGATGACGACAATGGTTTAGTTTCCCTTTTGTTCTCACTGGACTTCAGGTTTGACAGAAAGCACATACATCAGTaataagagggaaaaaaagaacaacaaaccTCATGAACCATTTTACTGCAGTCTGTTAAacgttttgtttgtttccagccCTCAGTGACCTGACAGAGGAGATAATTGCATCACTGGACAGCAGCCAcagcagaaatagaaaatgtgttagGTCTTTTGGTGTCCAAAGTGATTAATCTTGATTTACACAGGTGACTTGGGTAAGTCTTCAAATCCACCTGGGCCAGGTGTGGCTCTGTCTGAGCTCAGGTAAACACATGAATTCTGActgaaaatatcatttttaattaaagccaCTGCAGCCAGAAACAAGTCAGCAATGGCCTTGACTTTTTTAAAGTCAATTCTGATGAAATTAGAATTCTACATCAGCGGCTCATGCTACTCTTAAACATACTCGTAAACATGGTTTCTGACAACAGACAACTGCAGACTAAGGAACAAGTAGCTGGATTTACTGAATACTTAATGTAATCACATTACTAATTAATGTGTAAGTGCAAATAAAATTGTTGTTAtccttttgttttgattttcagtttccttttttcatgtgttttctcttCCCAGAGAGCAGGACCAATCAGAGCAGTGGGCAACAGCTGTTACCACTGTGACTCTGGTGAACTGTGTAGGCATGGTAACATTCTGAGACTCTCAGTGATCTCAGTGACATGGTTACACTGAAACAGCCctgctgttgccatggaaacactgGATGGCCTTTCAGTTATCAGGGGTAGGACACATTGGTGGATACCATGGTTACATTGCAGAACGCTGTTACATGCTGACATCACAACTCTGCATAGTTTGTTTCACATTGAAAAAAACAGGTCTATCTTTAatgccccctcccccccccccaatctgACCAATCACATGCCAGTGTacatgatgatgtcatcagaggTCCTCCTCCATACTGAagctgctcctcctgctgctggtCTTTGACGCTCTACAGGACAACAGGGGGTCACCTGACTCCCCCTCATCCATCAGAATTTCTCCCAGGCCCTGCAATTCAGTCAGTTCCATGTCAGACATCAGGTCATGAGAGAATACAGTGGAGGCTTCCTGGGGTTCGTCCAGCTCCACGAAGCTCAATGCATCCAGATCCAGAGAGGGGGACACCAGGGAGGAGGATGAGGGGTGAGACATTGTGGGAGACAGCAGGGTATGGGGGtccagagaggaggaggtggaaggaggtgaggaggaggaggaggtaagGCCATGAAATTGAGCCTGAAGCTCCAGCtcctgcaaagaaaaaacaaacgtCTTCACTCGGTTTCCCTCTTTCCACCCCAACTTCAGGTTCTGGGTCTGACCGAATCAGAGAAAAGTAGACCTGGATTCTGAATTTATTCTGATGAGACTCATCATCACCACCTGTATGCGCAGCAGCAGCGAGCAGTTGGTGTTCTCCAGCCTCTTCAGTCGGTCCTCCATGTCTCGGgctctctgctgctccttctGCAGTTTACGGATGTAGTCCACCGATGCCTTCAGGATGGTCCCTTTGTTCCACCTCATCTCCCTGGTCAAACAGAGACATTTTCATCACTGAAACATCATCAAACTGTCTCGCTTTTTTACaaatacttgtttttattatgtgatATTAGTGCTGATGTGTTATCAGTGTTAGTACTCGTGTATCAGCAGTGTGTGTAGTAATGCGTTTACTGACGGGTCTGTGGTTTTTGGAACCAGTGCTCCGAGTTCTTTGATCCGGTCGTTAATGTTGAACCTCCTTCTCCTTTcgactgaaacacaaacaacgACACAAACAGTTTGTCACCAAGAACAGAAACGCAAACTGAGGAATCTGTAAATCATCACAGCCATAATCTCATCATCTGTGTGGTCAAAAGATGCACAAACATGTGACATCTGTGCTCTCTGTGCAAAGGAAAGAGAAATCTGAGCTAGACTCATTTGTTCTGAATTCTGTCTGTTGGTCAGACCTTCTGTGGATACAGCTGGCTGTTTTGTTTCTCCGGGCTGGATGTACTGATCCAGGGAGTGGACCTGATGGTATCACTGCTGCTGTAAGAAGCTCTGATCCtgggaaaaattattttatcctgacacattaacacacaagcTGCAATGACACCAGTTCACCACTGGTGTGCAGGCTCACATCACTGCAATCCAGCTGTCATATGAATACACACTATCTGAAGACTGACACAGCTTTACTTTGCCTGCTATTTACCATCTTTGTACATGTGATTATGTGAGTTTTAGATGATGAGTAAAGTCATCTCTTCAAGTCTTTGTCTGTGGTTTTTAGTTAACTGTCTCTGGGAAATCCACTGTTACTGTGGCAGGACTGTAGATTTTAGTGAAGTAATATTGCAGTACTCACTCAGATTGTGGTTGTccttcttctgtctttctttgacCAGAGCTTTGGCCTCCACATCTATAACCACATCATACATGATGACATTGATATGTTAGACACGTTACAGAGAAAACCAACAGTGTGTTCATGAGCACAGGGTGAAAACACTGTCTGTGATTCCACACAGCTTTACAGGGACACACTGCACAGCGAAGACATCTTTCCGTTTTCATGCTAGGAAATTAACTTAGACACTAATTTGACTTCTTTGGAGCTGTTCAAGTTTCTGACGGAGTCAGAAACCCTGATGATTAAATGTCCAACACAAACTTTTAGTCAGAgcagaaagtgtgtgtctgttagtTTAGGAGGACAAATGTTCAGGAAGTGGGAACTGATGATGCAGGAAAACACCACCAGCTGCTGAGTGAGGGAGTTCATAGGAAGTCATGATGTTGACTCATcaaactgaagaagaagaaatgggaAACGGCAGGATGGGGATTAAGTTCCTCAGTTCTGACATCACAACTGAtctcagccaatcagcagtCAGCTATGAAGAGTCTGTGTGTGGATCCCAGCCCCTGTTTATTTCACATCGTCTAACTGATGCTAAACCACACAACGGGAAACACAAAAGACTGTGGGAGCTGGACCCAGCAGAAGCAGCTTCTGTCTTCACCTCTCTGCATTTTTCTGTATACAAACTCAAACTAGTTCACTTCTATTCATTACATCCAATATGGTTTTGTGTGTCAGACTCTGTTGCAGACAAGTTTCTAGAAGAACTGAAAACCAAAGTTGTAAACCTCTCTGTTCACATGTGAACAAGAATGCACCTGAGAGCATCACGAGCAGATCAAAGGTCATTTAGAGTAAAAGTTCTTATGTCCTCAGACATCAACCCACCGCTCAGCTCTGTCTTCACGCTGTGCAGCTCAGCTGGGCAGCTGTTGCTAAAGGTAACGGTGGGTGTTGCCATCCCTCCACTGCTGCCATATACATCCAGCACGGTCCCTGACACCGGCAGCTGAAAGAGACCAATCAGAGAGCAGAATCAGCAGActtacagaaaaacacagcagcagtagaCACATCAAGTTCACTTGGACCTGATCTGAGTCTGTTAAAATCTGCTGTTCCAGGCTCAGATGTGATGTAGCAACCCTGAATTAAATCAGTGTGTGACCCAATCAAACATCAGCGGTTTCCTACTGAATCTGACTCACTGTAGCAGTTCTTATTcagcagctgtgctgttgtGCACAAGTCTGTAACAGTAGATAAACTAAGAATAGTGAATCACAGGTTTAATCATGTTCAAGAGTTTGAGACTAAAAAGTCTGTGGAGCATAGCTgcagaaataaatgttgaagAACAAAAAGCCCCAACACAAGCAGCACATTAACACATTGTGGAGCAAAAACCttaattttatttcaccttATCCAGCGTGAACGATTTGAACAAAAATGAACGACTGGCTGGTACAGAAAGACCATGTGTCCTACTCCTGTGGCTCAGGCTCAGGCATTTGAGAGCACCAAGGCACAAAATGTACCAGCTTCTCTTTTCACACTTCCTCCATGCTCGTGCACCAGTTACAATCTCTGCTGTTTCTTTTGATCgcaatgaaatgtgtaaaatttcAAGTGATGGAGAAATGAGGTTGTGTTGAAAATCTGGTGAAAGTGACGCCTCGT harbors:
- the tfe3a gene encoding transcription factor E3a gives rise to the protein MSAVSSDHLQTGDQKRTGVEPDQQEAAILQPQTVFVILDSAETLNLVRVESGIVADIEVDSLLPSDCDTFYQIKSQPISISASSSAASSSFSSSVPSVMSSRVLLRQDLMRQQALQEEQKEAQQQLHRCTESSSPISVSPSCRPTTQVPVEVLKFQTHLENPTRYHIQQAQQQQVRHYLSTTTKIANQEAAAVSLSHYHQMGSPPRQPEDNKQKTVSDDLISLESSLNDDIRTLMDPGLQLATTLPVSGTVLDVYGSSGGMATPTVTFSNSCPAELHSVKTELSDVEAKALVKERQKKDNHNLIERRRRFNINDRIKELGALVPKTTDPEMRWNKGTILKASVDYIRKLQKEQQRARDMEDRLKRLENTNCSLLLRIQELELQAQFHGLTSSSSSPPSTSSSLDPHTLLSPTMSHPSSSSLVSPSLDLDALSFVELDEPQEASTVFSHDLMSDMELTELQGLGEILMDEGESGDPLLSCRASKTSSRRSSFSMEEDL